DNA sequence from the Marinilongibacter aquaticus genome:
ATCAATCGATCGATATTGGAGCTTTGCTCCCGTTTGAGTTGAGCGATTTCAACATCGAAGAAGCCGCCAGCAGCAAACGATATGTGTACGATTTGTACGAAGGCATGAAAATGGCCGAAAAGAAGTTGAACAAAGAAGGGATTCCAGTACGCGTGTATGGTTTTGATGTGGACAAAACAAGTGCAAGTGTAGAGCCTTTTCTGAAAGACAAAAGCTTTAAAGTGCTGGACGTAGTTGTGGGCCCATTGTATGGCAAGCCCAATGAATTGGTGGAAAATTACGCCGAAAAAAACAACATGATCCAGTTGCACCCGATTTCCAACAACAGCGGTTTGGTGGCTAACGGCGGCAACAGATTCCTGATACAGGCCTCAAATAAAACCATTGCCGAATCCTCGCTCAATTATGTCGAATCCTTGGGTAAACGAAAATCGGTATGCATTTATCACGACGGCAGCCGCGACGATCTGGCCTTGGCCACAGTTTATGCACAAGAAGCCGAAAAGAGAGGTTATGAAGTGTTGGAATTCGAGCAATTTCAAAGTGCCGAAACCTTGCAAGAAAGTCGTCATCCCGGTCATGTATTTTTCAGTTGCAACAGCAATGTCGGCCCCGAAATCATGCGTGCTGTAAGTCAAAAACATCCCGCACAATTGATGTTGGCCAATTCCACTTCATTCAACTTCGAAACCATGAGCCGAAGCAGTTTGAAAAAAGACTTGTACATCATCGATCCGCAATTTGTAGACAAAAAGACCCGTACGTACATCCGCTTCAAACAGGATTATGTGGCCAAAATGAATGCATTGCCTTCGTATTACGCCATGCTTGGTTACGATATGGTTCTGTATTACGGGCGTATGTTGAAAGATGGCAAATCGATTTTCAGATTGAATTTGGATGAAAACCCGAAAATGGACGACCTCATTCTTTCCGGCTTCGATTATTCAGACGAAGGGGTGGAAAACAAGATCGTGCCCATTGTGAAATACGAAAACGGAAGTTTAAGCATAGTAAATCTCAATTAAACATGTCGAAAACGAGTGCAAAACTCTTTGCCGAGGCTCAAAAATATATACCCGGAGGGGTAAATTCCCCCGTGCGTGCCTTCAAAGCGGTAGGCGGAAATCCTCTTTTTATCAAGAAAGCCAAAGGCCCCTATCTGCAAGATGTAGAAGGCCGAAAATACATTGAATTGATCAATTCATGGGGACCCATGCTTTTTGGCCACGCTTTTGAACCTGTAGAGAAAGCCGTAAAAAAAGCCATGAAACGCTCCCCTTCTTTTGGTGCCCCTACGGCCTTGGAAGTACGCATTGCCCAATTGATTTGCGAACTCGTGCCTTCTATCGAGAAAGTACGTATGGTAAACTCAGGCACGGAGGCTACGATGTCGGCCATTCGTGTGGCCCGTGGTTATACGGGAAAAGACAAAATCATTAAAATGGAAGGCTGTTATCACGGCCACGGCGATTCCTTCCTTATTGCGGCCGGCAGTGGAGCCATTACAATGGGCGAACCCAACAGCCCTGGTGTAACGAAAGGCACCGCACAAGACACGCTTTTGGCTCCTTATAATGATTTAGAAGCCGTAAAAAAACTGATTGCAGCCAATCCCGACCAAATTGCGGCCATTATTCTTGAACCTATCCCTGGAAATATGGGCTTGGTGCTCCCGCAAGAAGATTATTTGGAAGGCCTAAGAGCACTTTGCGATGCACATAAAATTGTATTGATCTTCGATGAGGTAATGACGGGTTTCCGATTGGCCGCCGGCGGAGCTCAAGAAAGATTGGGCGTAACGCCAGACCTCACAACCCTAGGAAAAATTATCGGTGGTGGTATGCCTGTGGGAGCCTATGGTGGGAAAGCCGAGATTATGGACTTCGTGAGTCCTGTTGGGCCTGTGTACCAAGCGGGTACATTGTCGGGCAATCCAATTGCTATGGCCGCGGGTTACACCATGCTCAAGCACATTGCCGAACATCCCGATGTTTACAGTCATTTGGATGCTATTGGCGAAGAAATAACAGACGGTATTGGAGAGGTGATGCAAGCTTCTGGACTGCCTTATTCCATCAACCAAATCGGTTCGATGTACAGCCTTTTCTTTACAGAAAAAGAAGTGACCGATTTCGAATCGGCCAAAGGCTCGAACACTGAATTTTTCGGAAAATATTTTCAAGCCATGCTGAAACATGGCGTGTACTTGGCCCCTTCGCAATTCGAGAGCCTCTTCTTATCCACAGCCTTGAAACCGAAACACATTAAGGCGATTATCAAAGCCCACAAACACAGCATTGAGGAATTGACCAATTAGAAATGGCCAAATATGCGATAATCGTAGCTTCTCCAACAGATCAATCTTCCGACACGATTGGCCTGTTGGAAAGTTTACTCGAATCGCCCCGAGAAGACTTCGAAGTGTTTGCCGATACACTGATTCCTAAAACCGAAGAAAGGCAAATTTTTCCCATTCGGTCACTGGAAAAACTCTCGGAATCTGCAGCCGACACCTTTGTTTTTCTGAAACCTGAGATCAAATT
Encoded proteins:
- a CDS encoding ABC transporter substrate-binding protein, with the translated sequence MRKILFLLLVFAQFHAFGQYSSDQYYIKYKEAVQHYASDDYESCLKLLTPLTSRNYHNDVTPYVLYYFSAASNKLSNGFQARATLRDLLQRFPDWNKIDEAYFLYGYVNLKDDYFDEGLKYLNRIQNKDLKYRAEILKKQYFSNLKNVTLLKELNQKYPTDRVIAENLVNRIQERTYNSKEDLKLSDLLTNRFKLFQDDPAKSQQNDHSFERAYDDQSIDIGALLPFELSDFNIEEAASSKRYVYDLYEGMKMAEKKLNKEGIPVRVYGFDVDKTSASVEPFLKDKSFKVLDVVVGPLYGKPNELVENYAEKNNMIQLHPISNNSGLVANGGNRFLIQASNKTIAESSLNYVESLGKRKSVCIYHDGSRDDLALATVYAQEAEKRGYEVLEFEQFQSAETLQESRHPGHVFFSCNSNVGPEIMRAVSQKHPAQLMLANSTSFNFETMSRSSLKKDLYIIDPQFVDKKTRTYIRFKQDYVAKMNALPSYYAMLGYDMVLYYGRMLKDGKSIFRLNLDENPKMDDLILSGFDYSDEGVENKIVPIVKYENGSLSIVNLN
- the hemL gene encoding glutamate-1-semialdehyde 2,1-aminomutase, producing MSKTSAKLFAEAQKYIPGGVNSPVRAFKAVGGNPLFIKKAKGPYLQDVEGRKYIELINSWGPMLFGHAFEPVEKAVKKAMKRSPSFGAPTALEVRIAQLICELVPSIEKVRMVNSGTEATMSAIRVARGYTGKDKIIKMEGCYHGHGDSFLIAAGSGAITMGEPNSPGVTKGTAQDTLLAPYNDLEAVKKLIAANPDQIAAIILEPIPGNMGLVLPQEDYLEGLRALCDAHKIVLIFDEVMTGFRLAAGGAQERLGVTPDLTTLGKIIGGGMPVGAYGGKAEIMDFVSPVGPVYQAGTLSGNPIAMAAGYTMLKHIAEHPDVYSHLDAIGEEITDGIGEVMQASGLPYSINQIGSMYSLFFTEKEVTDFESAKGSNTEFFGKYFQAMLKHGVYLAPSQFESLFLSTALKPKHIKAIIKAHKHSIEELTN